A stretch of DNA from Balearica regulorum gibbericeps isolate bBalReg1 chromosome 7, bBalReg1.pri, whole genome shotgun sequence:
ACTAGGGTTGGTAGCTTGTCTGCGTTACACTTGATAAACAACCAAGGATGCAAAGGGAAAATGGAATACGTTATGTAAATcagcattgtttttcttctctttaactTAAAATGCGTGGGCAGCCCCAAACAAACtagactttttaaaagtgttattCTTTGTTCAGTTGTGGTCTTTGCTTGTCAACTATATGCATATTTACCAGGTTGTGGGTCACAAAGAAGGTCTTGACGTCATGGAGAGAGCTgatcctttatttcttttgattgGACTTCCCACTATCCCAGTCATGCTAATATTGGGCAAGATGATTCGTTGGGAAGACTACGTGCTCAGACTGTGGCGCAAATACTCTAATAAGCTACAAATTTTGAACAGCATATTTCCAGGTAATGtgattaaatttaaaaggaaatatcaaGCTTGAATTTGTGCCTTTTAAGTGATGGGGAAAGGTGAGTAGTTTTTGCCATTCTTAAGGTGCTAACACCTTCCTTCTATTTTACATTCAGTCTATTTAGATTGTATAGCACATAGTGAGAAaggtggggcaggaggagcaggagcatgGTTTCAATTAAAGCCTTAGTAACAAAACAAGCTACTGAAAATCATGGGTCttatttgaaagtaaaaatgaataCAGTCATTTAATGGAAACAATATTCACTGAAAAGAGGGATAGTTCTCAAAGCAGTTGGGCTATAGATTTGTAACGGAGTTGGGAGGTGCGCACTAATGTGCTTTCTGTGTTCCATTTGAGGTAGCGGCTATGTAATCTTTTCCTCCTCTACTCTCACCCCTTTAGGCATTGGATGTCCAGTTCCTCGTATTCCAGCAGAGGCCAACCCTCTGGCAGATCATGTCTCTGCTACGCGTATTCTGTGTGGAGCTCTAGTTTTCCCTACTATTGCCACGATAGTTGGCAAGCTGATGTTCAGCAGTGTTAACTCAAACTTACAAAGGACAATCTTGGTAAGATTCAGTATTGTTTGTTtcataaaaaattataatatgGGAATATGAAGTGTTGTGttgtggggggggaaaggaaaagtaaaaaggaaCATAAATTGATCTAGAACTTAAGAGCAGCATTTGATTGAGggaaggttgtttttttttaaggttgcCTATCTTGGCAGTGGACAAGCATTGGGTGTGTGAGAGACTTTGTCCTTATGACTGAAACTAATCTCAGTTCTAGACAAGGCTGAAACTTATATGTGGTACTAGGCAGATCTTAGCAGTAATTAAGGGTGATAATGAAGATGAGGAACCAGCATCTTCTACGAATAATCTCTGCAGGGGAAGACTGGGCTTTATATTACCAACCTTTTCATATTAGCTTCTGTTTACTAATTCTTCAAGAGAATCcctttgttctttattttaataaggagagaaaaataaactctcTGTAGAAGTTGAATGAAGGGGGGAAGgccaaggagaggagaaaacatCTTCCTTTGTGAATAACCTCTCTGGCTTGCAGCCTTTCAAGGGGAAGCACACCAAGTTTCATAAGGTGGTGTCCTGCACCCCTCTCTTCCATATGGAAGAAACAGTGATATTATAACTGTTCATGCAGACTAAAGGCTTCTTAGCGTCTCTTCTTATTTGGAAGACTTGAGATAAGCATATTGTAAaactttctggggaaaaaaaatgttttacaaaaacCAGATTTCATTTCACTCCACATCTGCTTTTGGCAAGTGGCCTTTTTCACAGTCTGAATATGGAATGGTAATTAGTGTTATTCTCTGTGCCATGTATAGTATAATAttcagagaagggaggaaagcagATACATATCTGcattttactttgttctttaaataggatgtatttggatttttttttttagaatatttgtcagacttccaaaaaaaaaaagctttcaaaaggtTTTATAGATGCAGTACATAATCCCTTTAAGTAAAATTAACCTCTGTAATAGTGCGTTGTGACAGAAAACTTTGAGCTACTCACTGGGAATTGTCCTAATTAGttaaacttcaaaagaaaatgctataCGATTAGAAAATAGATCTTCTTTgaccagaattttttttttaaaagttatttgcaATGATATGACACTGAACTGTGCaggttttcaaaatatctttttatttcagggtGGAATTGCTTTTGTTGCTATAAAAGGAGCTTTTAAGGTTTActtcaaacagcagcaatatttGCGCCAAGCTCACcgcaaaattttaaattatcctGAGCAAGAAGGAGCATAAGGCTGTGATCTCCAGATGTCGTACAGTCTCACCTAACAGGTTTCCATGTTATATTGGTCCCATCATTATTGCACAGTAGTGGAGAATTGTGATAAgttgctgctcctttttttctttttctttaaatataataaagcaCTGTCTTGTGGCAGGGTAAATCCTTTCAGCGACCACTGAACCTGAGAATGTGACTtggctttcattatttttgggTATTTCTGTTGGGCAACAGgcttctgaattattttctttgagccAATATgctgaatgggaaaaaaagcatcaattacagaacaagaacattttaaacTGTGTACTTGATGTAGGCTATAtccaaatgccttttctttatGTGTTTTCATACCCACGCTATCATCCAGTTCAGCATTTCACACAATGAAGGGAGctttttttagaaaggaaatgtgAGTCATTACCAAGGAGAAGTAATTGTGGGACATCAGTCAATAAAGATTTCTGTAGTTTTTGCTGGTATCAAACAGGGAGTGTAAAATACTCAAATGACTGGtcagaggaagcagaagatAGATCACTCTCTACAGGACTCGTGTGTCAGCTTTAGCCACCTAAGTACTAGGTGTTGGAATTAGCAAGGCTTCCAGGTGACTGTTCTATTACTGAGAATATTTACTGTCCTGTTGTATCTCCTGCAGTGCCTAGTGTTGTTTTCTCATGGttcttttactgttttgtaAACAGTGCTtgatagcatttttttcctccagggtATAATAAGTAAATTTCAATTGCTTATTTTGTAGTTAAGTACTAGAGCACTTGTTTAGTTTTCATGTTCCTTTTGATTATGTAAATATCCGTACAAGTACAAAGAGCAGTAGAAGTGTGAGAAAACAACACTGGACACTAAAGCTACTTTTAAACTGACAGACTAAGGCATCCTTCTGAACTTCCAGACCTGGGTGTGTGACTCAGCTCTGTACCAGGGCTAGGCTCTCTTCTGCCCACACCAGCTCTGGTGGAAGGGTTGGCTGGAAGGAGGTGACACGACACTTGGGCTACCTGATCTGAACCTGGTGCAGGCTGGACACTGTTAAGGCAACTTGGATCCATTCTGTAAAGGACTAAAggataaataataaatgtgtaATAAACTAAGTTTATTTCCACGCTAAGCTTTACTGTTACAATATGTTCCAAGTAGCCAGCTGAGGGAAACTTTAGCACTTCAGTTATTTGATGTATTTATGAACttaatttcaacagaaattaaCTGGTTTGTGAAGTTATATTTTGACAAACATAATACGGCCATTTAATATTAATACCAGACCTAACCTAGATTTAGTACTTGAGGTTTTTTCTTAACAAcgatttatttgtttttctcaaagttttggtttggtttgggttttttttccttgttcataTTAGTATGTCAACTGCATggagaaagatttaaaaaaaaatcttttagtgGAAGTATTCATaagtaaatgtttcttttcatcagAAATGAAGTAAAAGGAGAATGAACTTCATATTTGACTGCAATAATGTATGTTAGAGAAATTCAAAATATGGTACCTTTTCTATAGTATGTTTATCTTAATTACTGAGATGTAATATTTTAGAACTGTACAAAAGTGTATATAATGGCCAACTAGTATTCAAAAACTATACAGGTATTGAAAATTATACATTCAATCAATATCAAATACTTTTGAGGTTCTTGCTGTAACTGAAGAATTACTATAATCTTGTAAGTCTGCTGATTATATTTGTCTTAGTGGCCTCACTTTTATATAAAACTCTATTTAGAGTAGCAACTTGTGACAGTTGCTGCTTTCTGTAAGATAGTCTTCAAACAATATAATATGTATTTCTTACAGAATTCCTCATTtcaagaaaacagcttttcagtgGTCTTCACTGTATATATTTCCAACcaatttattactgttttttaaagtcttatGAAGAATTGAATGATGCAAATTAGTGGATTTGAGACTTGTTCCATGGGAAAGCTCATTGTCTTCTCTGGAAGTTAAAGCTATTGTAAAAATACGATTATAAAAATACCGTATggattataaaattatttcacctGAGTGGCAGAAGGTCATTAGTCTGTTGTAAATCTTGTTTTTTAAGTATTGCAAATTATAGTTATGTTGAATTAggttgaataaatattttttacactCACTAGTGTATTTTGTCAGTTGAACAAAAGACTTCTgaatgaaaactgttttgttttaatgcataTTGAAGGATTTATATAATCAATTCTAAGTCAATAGCCTAAAGAAATATCTTGGGGATGAAGGAAGAATTACTATAACACTTTAAacttaaatttacttttttttttttcttcttccctccctaGTGATCAATAAATGATGTAGGGGTATGCATGTCTCAaacatttaaagcaaaagaattgTATCAACGTGAACGACTTCAGGTAATATGGAACTGGGGTTGTGAGTTACTACATCTCTCTGGGTTGGCTGATGTGCAGCATTTATTTAGGGAATACACTGATCCATCTTCATTGAGAAGGATAATACTGGCCATAGGAAGGATTTTTTCACTAATGGCTAATTTATGTCGTGTTACTTTCAGAACAAGGAATAGGAAATGATATCTAGCATTTCGTGGTGTACTTTCTTATCTGTAACTTGGCTTCTCTTAGCATTCCACGACATCAACATAAAGGGCACGAATTATCTGAGCTGTGATTATGTGACTACATAGGAGATgcttctccccttctctctcccctcttaCCTTAAACTCTTAAATTTAGAGGGAGCCTTGCTATacttttcactatttttttttgctggaatgGTGGTTCTTTCCTTTGTTCTCTTTCCCTTGCaaaaacttttctttgtaaCAATTTGCTTGAGTTGCCTGGTATGAAGTATATTAATTCTCTCCTCATGTGGAGTCGTTTCTCAAAGGTTAGCTGTCTACTGTGGTTATCAGAGAAGGATCCAACCATCCAGCTATTTAAGGCCTCTCCAgcatttaaagtatttctgtgcTTGTAAGAAAAGACATGCTTAGGTATTGTGACTTCAGTCACaataatctattttaattgaGGCCACAATTTTTACGAGAATTTCAGCTGCATAATGTTTATCATGGCAGCTGTGAAGATTCCCCTTTTTCTAAAAGCATACTGTGGGACTTGGACAAGTTCATGGAGTAGGTGTTTGAGGGTTGTTTGGTGTAGCTTTTTACTAGCTgctttttagaaaagtttttaaGCACAGACAAGTATGTCTCTTTGCATAGTGTTTTTTATTGATGGAGAGAACTAGAAGTAGAACTACAAAGGTCATGGATCCATTTACTGTTGCACCACAAATCTGGCTTTTGGAACCCTGTATCTAATGTTCTATGTCCATACCACTTTTTATTCAGGTCTTCGTTTTTGAAGAACTAGGATCCAAATTGATTAATGCATCACTGAGTACAATCATGTTATCTGTTCTCATGAGAAATGCTGTACTAACAATTCCTGCTTCCCCATTCTAAAGTACAAATGCCAGTTTCACTAACAAGATTGGTTTTGGAATTCTTTTCTAGTAGATAGCTGCTGCTGAAACTTGTGTTGATGTGTATtgtggttgttggttttgttttgtgcttgggtttttttgttggtcgtgtggtggtttgttttttttaaagcatcctcACAGCCTCTCAATACCTGAACTACTGTCTCCTAACCCTGCGGACTGAAAAGGCACATCTCCCACTTACTGTGATTTGGGGAAAGATTCTTACTTTAATCTGTTTCAACAGTTTCCAGCATAATTGGGGAAAATCAGAAGCCAGGGTTCCTTAATGAGTTGGTTCAATTCCTGTAGGCACTGAGGCCaagacttctttcttctttgctgtttAGCAGGTTGCTCTCTTGGAATGAGCTGTAAAACTAGAAATATTTGTGCCAAAGTTTGCGCAGCATTTCAACCATTCAAATTTTTTATGCTTTACTGATGTATAGAAGTCCAGGGTAGCTTTATTAATTCATTTCAAGGCCTTATTCAAGAGCCTGAGTAATATATCTCACTTCCCAGAAAGGCAACAGTCACAAGACGTGCGCAAAGAGAATATTACTGAGagtggaggggggaaaaaaaagcccaaaaaacccctgttcTGTAAACAGGGATGAACTATCTCCATTAGATCATGGTCCCTCTACCTGAAGAAGGTTTGAAGATCTGTGGCCTCTTTGTCCATTCTTGCCAGTTAGTTATTCACATGCTCTGgatatttaattgcttttgcaTCTCTGAAGATTGTCAGCATAAAGCAGTTATTGCTGGTTTAAGTATACTAAGTAGTTCAGTAGAAAAATTCCGTTGCAGAACCATTAAAAGCAAATAGCAGACATGACTTGAAACTGCCTCAACTAAacagcccagcagcacctgtCAAAACATATCTTGCAGGCACCTCATTTAATGCTGGATGACTAAGCCATGGAAAAGCAATTGCCTAAGCAGTGGGCCTCCACAGGAAGTActatgcttatttaaaaaaaaaaataaataaaaaattacgCAACTTCTTTCTAGCTTCAGACCACTCTGCGATACAGCATGCACAGCTTGATGTTTTGGGTCGTTTTTTTCAATTGCTCCTCCACTCTTACTACAACTTAGTAACACTTCACTGCAGCTAACAAGCTGATAAAGGAACACACTGAGCTGAGTATTTACTGTATGTCTGCCACAAATCATTACAAGATGCTAATACACTACTCACTACCTCTGTAACAGCCTCTGCCTACCACTTTTCCAGATGCTTCTCATGCACAGAAGATAGAATACATAAGATAGCACagaatcaaaaatatttttattttaataaagagtgggttttgttg
This window harbors:
- the MARCHF5 gene encoding E3 ubiquitin-protein ligase MARCHF5, yielding MSEQTGLALPQTMDRSCWVCFATDEDDRTAEWVRPCRCRGSTKWVHQTCLQRWVDEKQRGNSTARVACPQCNAEYLIVFPKLGPVVYVLDLADRLISKACPFAAAGIMVGSIYWTAVTYGAVTVMQVVGHKEGLDVMERADPLFLLIGLPTIPVMLILGKMIRWEDYVLRLWRKYSNKLQILNSIFPGIGCPVPRIPAEANPLADHVSATRILCGALVFPTIATIVGKLMFSSVNSNLQRTILGGIAFVAIKGAFKVYFKQQQYLRQAHRKILNYPEQEGA